One Legionella hackeliae DNA segment encodes these proteins:
- a CDS encoding MFS transporter: MISKFRIAWLLSYISIASFSAAIITPGLPQIQLQFGLANGQVEWLVSVFLLGYVVGQLIYGPLANRWGRVGALRIGLSINLVGLLLCLLGLGQSSFFLLILGRFISALGAASGLACTYMLINEWLHESQRATAMAYSILSFTVGIGFAVALGGVLAEYWQWSLCLIVLLIHGIVMLGGTCLFSETLINAQPIYWREIINNYHQSLSSGKLIIFSLVVGLCSTMGYCFSAAGPQIANDILHLRIVDYGYWNILNMLGMLLGGLWAKILINRFSATQVITLGLLGSLMGILSLVAMVLIHSVSASWFFFSTMSFYLFGGLLFTGGALLASTAIKDKANGSAMMSFINMSSAAIAVILMGYMDANPLKAFVDILGGMWLLVVGLLVFYYCFIKSMPLQEA, translated from the coding sequence GTGATTTCAAAATTTCGTATCGCATGGCTCTTAAGTTATATTTCCATCGCTTCTTTTTCAGCCGCAATTATTACTCCAGGATTGCCTCAAATCCAATTACAATTTGGTTTGGCGAATGGTCAGGTCGAGTGGTTAGTGTCTGTTTTCTTGCTTGGCTATGTGGTTGGTCAGCTTATTTATGGTCCACTTGCTAACCGATGGGGGCGAGTAGGAGCTTTACGCATCGGGTTGAGCATTAATCTTGTAGGGTTGTTGCTCTGCCTGTTAGGATTGGGGCAGTCCAGTTTTTTCTTATTAATCCTGGGACGTTTTATCAGTGCGCTAGGTGCAGCTAGTGGGCTTGCTTGTACTTATATGTTAATTAATGAATGGTTGCATGAATCGCAACGAGCAACAGCCATGGCTTACAGCATTTTGTCGTTTACAGTGGGTATCGGGTTTGCCGTTGCTCTTGGTGGTGTTCTCGCTGAGTATTGGCAGTGGTCCCTTTGTCTTATCGTATTACTTATTCATGGTATTGTAATGCTAGGGGGAACTTGCTTGTTCAGTGAGACCTTAATAAACGCTCAGCCAATTTATTGGCGAGAGATTATTAATAATTATCACCAGTCTTTATCGTCAGGAAAATTAATCATCTTTTCTTTGGTTGTAGGTTTGTGTTCAACCATGGGGTATTGTTTCTCAGCGGCTGGTCCACAAATAGCCAATGACATTTTACACCTTAGAATAGTGGATTATGGGTATTGGAATATTCTTAACATGCTTGGCATGCTCCTGGGTGGATTATGGGCAAAGATTTTAATCAATCGCTTTTCAGCCACACAAGTGATTACTCTGGGATTATTGGGTAGTTTGATGGGGATCTTAAGTCTTGTAGCAATGGTGTTAATTCATTCTGTATCGGCAAGTTGGTTCTTTTTTAGCACAATGAGTTTTTATCTCTTTGGCGGTCTCTTGTTTACAGGAGGCGCTTTGCTTGCATCGACGGCAATTAAAGATAAAGCAAATGGTTCGGCAATGATGAGTTTTATTAACATGTCGAGTGCAGCAATAGCGGTGATATTGATGGGGTATATGGATGCAAATCCTTTAAAGGCTTTTGTAGATATTCTAGGAGGAATGTGGTTGCTGGTTGTTGGTTTGCTCGTTTTCTATTATTGCTTTATTAAATCGATGCCATTACAGGAAGCATAG
- a CDS encoding IQ calmodulin-binding motif-containing protein, giving the protein MPIITDKEAAIRIQRHVRGHLARKKYGIKQAPKSSLTEYKAFLVGNEPIINLPETYKANKEKIALVGTSVLRSLYLICQLGNRVETPKLIIIDNSEKVLAFWRKLRDLIEKSIFIDETANNVIMETKEAKFLKVFSEFLAQNTELYHVIPDNAYNEYQPLFQYEKQDPNNFMKRLVEQHGLSYVLSTIKHMSIIGQSWADPHLLKVIKNILDLHGIKKVYAYPSNIEHCINDEFIEQLRENIEVLKPELSVETDRCPSHGIPETVFLKSGTELQKEKEKRIQNKAIHSILDEFKTKIETIGKHHPQAKQKALNLHRQLTQNLEKVVTQPRASQDFTSYIQQAQTLITAAIPTLERDLSWSDYLLNLIKRIASAVAYGCTLGYAQRFFPMKTAEAATAASQLGIDLEKTSAGPLFSI; this is encoded by the coding sequence ATGCCCATTATTACCGATAAAGAAGCAGCAATTCGTATACAACGCCATGTTAGAGGCCATTTAGCAAGAAAAAAATATGGAATTAAACAAGCTCCAAAGTCTAGCTTAACGGAATATAAAGCATTTCTGGTAGGAAACGAGCCAATAATAAATTTACCTGAAACGTATAAAGCAAACAAAGAGAAGATCGCCCTAGTCGGAACCTCGGTCCTAAGATCCCTATATTTAATCTGTCAGCTAGGAAATCGCGTAGAGACCCCTAAGCTTATCATTATTGATAATAGTGAAAAAGTATTGGCATTCTGGCGAAAACTTCGAGATTTAATAGAAAAATCAATATTCATCGATGAGACCGCGAATAACGTGATTATGGAGACTAAAGAGGCTAAATTTCTAAAGGTTTTTTCCGAATTTTTGGCCCAAAATACTGAGTTGTATCATGTTATTCCAGACAATGCTTATAATGAGTATCAACCCCTGTTTCAGTATGAAAAGCAAGATCCCAATAATTTTATGAAAAGACTTGTTGAGCAACACGGTTTGTCGTATGTTTTATCCACCATTAAACATATGTCAATTATTGGTCAAAGCTGGGCTGACCCACATCTGCTAAAAGTCATAAAAAATATATTAGATCTCCATGGCATAAAAAAAGTCTATGCCTACCCCTCTAACATAGAACATTGTATCAATGACGAATTTATTGAACAGCTGAGAGAAAACATTGAAGTTTTAAAGCCAGAATTGTCTGTCGAGACCGATCGATGCCCATCACATGGCATTCCAGAAACTGTTTTCCTGAAATCAGGGACAGAACTACAAAAGGAAAAAGAAAAACGCATACAGAATAAAGCAATTCATTCAATTTTAGATGAATTTAAGACGAAAATTGAAACTATAGGTAAACACCATCCGCAAGCAAAACAAAAAGCGTTAAATTTGCACAGGCAATTAACTCAAAACTTGGAGAAGGTTGTTACACAACCCAGGGCTTCACAAGATTTCACGAGTTATATTCAACAAGCACAAACTCTAATTACTGCTGCAATTCCAACACTCGAAAGAGATTTAAGTTGGAGCGATTACTTACTTAATTTGATTAAGCGTATTGCTAGTGCGGTGGCTTATGGCTGTACCCTTGGATACGCACAAAGATTTTTTCCCATGAAAACTGCAGAAGCAGCTACAGCAGCTAGCCAATTAGGTATAGACTTAGAAAAGACCTCTGCTGGCCCGCTGTTTTCTATATAA
- a CDS encoding L-serine ammonia-lyase, with amino-acid sequence MSISVFDLFSIGIGPSSSHTVGPMLAANAFLDLLIKEKKFDQTERVKIELYGSLALTGKGHGTDKAILNGLEGKAPETVNPESMVPRMQEILSLKTLSLAGEKNIPFTETTDFLFLQKELLPKHSNGMRFTAYDAAGNTLLAQVYYSIGGGFITTEEAFDHASGENSPPPFPFKTAKQLLTRCYDNKMTIAELMMANELTWRTHEEIHAGILAIAKVMDECIENGCKHPGNLPGGLNLKRRAPDLYRKLVEHKGVPSVFEQSDIMNKLNLFAMAVNEENAAGGRIVTAPTNGAAGIIPAVLRYCQEAHDRWSKEDIYTYFLTAAAIGILYKEGASISGAEVGCQGEVGVASSMAAAGLTAVLGGTIEQIENAAEIAMEHHLGMTCDPVMGLVQIPCIERNAMGAVKAVNASRMALIGDGQHQISLDKVIRTMRETGKDMQSIYKETSMGGLAVNHPEC; translated from the coding sequence ATGAGTATTAGCGTATTTGATTTGTTTTCCATAGGTATTGGCCCATCGAGCTCGCATACAGTCGGCCCTATGCTTGCTGCTAACGCTTTTTTGGATCTACTTATCAAAGAGAAAAAATTTGATCAAACCGAGCGTGTCAAGATTGAGCTTTACGGTTCACTTGCATTGACAGGAAAAGGCCACGGTACCGATAAGGCTATCCTTAACGGTTTAGAGGGCAAGGCCCCCGAGACTGTAAATCCTGAGAGTATGGTCCCTCGTATGCAGGAAATTCTTAGCTTAAAAACACTGTCTCTGGCAGGTGAGAAAAATATTCCGTTCACAGAAACGACTGATTTTTTATTTTTACAAAAAGAATTATTACCAAAACACAGCAATGGCATGCGTTTTACAGCCTACGATGCTGCTGGAAATACACTTCTTGCTCAAGTTTATTATTCTATAGGTGGTGGTTTTATTACCACTGAAGAAGCATTTGATCACGCATCTGGTGAAAATAGCCCTCCCCCTTTCCCCTTTAAAACTGCGAAACAGCTCTTAACACGTTGCTATGACAACAAAATGACAATCGCAGAACTTATGATGGCCAATGAATTAACCTGGCGAACCCATGAAGAAATTCATGCCGGTATTCTTGCGATTGCTAAAGTAATGGATGAATGCATTGAAAACGGCTGCAAACATCCAGGCAATCTACCTGGCGGTTTAAATCTTAAGCGAAGAGCGCCTGATTTATACCGAAAATTGGTTGAGCACAAAGGCGTACCCAGTGTCTTTGAGCAATCCGATATCATGAACAAGCTTAATTTGTTCGCTATGGCAGTCAATGAAGAAAATGCCGCAGGAGGCCGAATTGTCACCGCCCCCACAAATGGTGCCGCAGGTATTATCCCCGCCGTATTACGCTATTGCCAAGAGGCGCATGATCGTTGGAGCAAAGAAGATATTTATACTTATTTTTTAACTGCAGCAGCCATCGGTATCCTTTATAAAGAAGGGGCTTCTATTTCCGGTGCCGAAGTAGGATGTCAGGGCGAAGTAGGTGTTGCCTCCTCTATGGCAGCAGCCGGCCTTACCGCAGTATTAGGCGGAACCATTGAGCAAATTGAGAATGCAGCTGAAATTGCAATGGAGCATCATCTTGGCATGACTTGCGACCCAGTCATGGGTTTAGTGCAAATTCCTTGCATTGAACGCAATGCGATGGGTGCAGTAAAAGCAGTCAATGCTTCTCGCATGGCGTTAATTGGTGATGGCCAGCATCAAATCTCATTAGACAAAGTGATTCGTACGATGAGAGAAACTGGTAAAGACATGCAAAGTATTTATAAAGAAACCTCCATGGGTGGATTGGCTGTTAATCATCCAGAATGTTAA
- a CDS encoding FKBP-type peptidyl-prolyl cis-trans isomerase N-terminal domain-containing protein, protein MKMRLVAAAVIGLTMSTAIIAADASATATTAPATSATPATSLNSDMDKLSYSIGADLGKNFKKQGIDISPAAMAKGLQDGMSGGQLLLTEQQMKDVLNKFQKDLMAKRNADFNKKAEENKAKGDAFLNQNKAKDGVVSLPSGLQYKILQKGDGAKPSKDDTVTVEYTGTLIDGQVFDSTDRTGKPATFKVSQVIPGWTEALQLMPAGSTWEVYVPADLAYGPRSVGGPIGPNETLIFKIHLISVKKSDA, encoded by the coding sequence ATGAAGATGAGACTGGTCGCTGCAGCTGTCATAGGTTTGACAATGTCAACGGCAATCATTGCCGCTGATGCATCAGCTACTGCTACAACTGCGCCTGCAACTTCTGCTACACCTGCAACATCATTAAATAGCGACATGGATAAACTGTCTTATAGTATTGGTGCTGATTTAGGTAAGAATTTTAAAAAGCAAGGTATCGATATTAGCCCTGCTGCTATGGCTAAAGGTTTGCAAGATGGCATGAGTGGCGGTCAATTGCTGTTAACTGAACAGCAAATGAAAGATGTATTGAATAAATTCCAAAAAGATTTAATGGCTAAGCGTAATGCAGATTTCAATAAAAAAGCTGAAGAAAACAAAGCTAAGGGCGATGCCTTTTTAAATCAAAATAAAGCTAAAGATGGCGTAGTGAGTTTACCAAGTGGTTTGCAATACAAAATTTTGCAAAAGGGTGACGGCGCTAAACCTTCTAAAGATGATACTGTTACCGTTGAATACACTGGTACATTAATTGATGGTCAGGTTTTTGATAGTACTGACCGAACTGGCAAGCCAGCTACGTTCAAAGTATCACAAGTTATCCCTGGCTGGACTGAAGCACTACAATTGATGCCTGCTGGCTCAACTTGGGAAGTTTATGTTCCTGCTGATTTAGCCTATGGTCCTCGCAGTGTTGGTGGCCCAATTGGTCCAAATGAGACTTTAATTTTCAAAATTCATTTAATCTCTGTAAAAAAATCTGACGCTTAA
- a CDS encoding AmpG family muropeptide MFS transporter: protein MNKRLLIIFLLGFSSGLPLALITGTLQAWYADVGMSVLATGMLSLISLPYAYRIAWGPLLDRYSLLPMGRRRGWIFVMQFGLLIGFNAMAWFSPQTSPEVMAVLAFLMACFSATQDVAIDAQRVEYLSTNEHGLGASMAVFGYRLALLIAGGLALVIAKHLGWAFTYRLMGCLMLIGIFATLWSSEPPKEASQYTNFVDSFIAPIKELLTRRGIIPLLCFILFYKLGEAFTATTSGIVMPFLIQGVGFSLDTIGYVNKMIGISSILVGGLVAGIVLMRCSLFSALLVFGLIQAATNILFILLAIVGKNLALFATAVVCDNFAAGLGSTALVALFMRLVNKSFTGTQFSLLVAVSTLPRIFSGPLAAMLQMWLGWIGLYQLSFLLALGFVPFLFMIKEQTKLIDEVNFSEREAIRVVH, encoded by the coding sequence ATGAATAAACGGTTATTAATCATTTTTTTATTAGGATTTTCTTCAGGACTTCCGTTAGCTTTGATTACTGGAACCTTGCAGGCTTGGTATGCTGATGTAGGGATGTCGGTATTGGCAACAGGCATGTTGAGCCTCATCAGCTTACCCTATGCTTATCGTATTGCCTGGGGACCTTTGTTAGATCGCTATTCATTGTTACCTATGGGCAGAAGACGAGGCTGGATTTTTGTTATGCAGTTTGGTTTATTAATTGGCTTTAATGCGATGGCCTGGTTTTCACCACAAACCTCCCCTGAGGTGATGGCGGTTTTGGCATTTTTGATGGCTTGCTTCTCTGCAACACAAGATGTAGCAATCGATGCGCAACGAGTAGAATATTTATCAACCAATGAACATGGTTTGGGTGCTTCGATGGCTGTTTTTGGATATCGCCTGGCACTTTTGATTGCAGGCGGTCTTGCACTGGTGATTGCTAAACATCTTGGTTGGGCGTTTACCTACAGGCTGATGGGATGTTTAATGTTGATTGGTATTTTTGCCACATTGTGGAGTTCAGAGCCGCCAAAAGAAGCCAGTCAATATACCAATTTTGTGGATTCTTTTATTGCTCCAATTAAAGAGCTATTAACGCGTCGCGGCATAATTCCCCTGTTATGTTTTATTTTGTTTTACAAGTTAGGTGAAGCATTTACAGCGACCACAAGTGGTATCGTGATGCCTTTTTTAATTCAAGGAGTGGGTTTCTCGCTTGATACAATAGGCTATGTGAATAAAATGATAGGTATTAGCTCCATACTTGTAGGTGGTTTGGTTGCAGGTATTGTTCTAATGCGTTGTTCACTCTTTAGTGCACTGCTTGTTTTTGGTTTGATCCAGGCGGCAACGAATATTTTATTTATTTTATTAGCTATTGTCGGAAAAAATCTAGCATTATTTGCTACTGCAGTCGTCTGCGATAATTTTGCAGCAGGTTTGGGATCGACTGCCTTGGTTGCTTTATTTATGCGATTGGTTAACAAGTCATTTACGGGAACACAATTTTCTCTGCTGGTTGCTGTTTCTACCTTACCGCGAATTTTCTCGGGCCCACTGGCTGCGATGTTACAGATGTGGCTTGGTTGGATAGGACTCTATCAATTGTCTTTTCTTCTTGCGTTAGGATTTGTTCCCTTTCTATTTATGATTAAAGAGCAAACGAAACTTATCGATGAAGTTAATTTCTCTGAGAGAGAAGCGATTCGTGTAGTTCATTAG
- a CDS encoding DUF3757 domain-containing protein: MAVTLIFSLLALDSYAQNFICPDPDNSSLKWGVIPKPWIENPYSSNHVQGESGTRFSRANIMVAGLGRGVVCTYKNSVGLYSIWWPVRVKIPARVDYNWIETLGGFVCTQSLTDCIFSVAIEER, from the coding sequence ATCGCTGTAACCCTAATATTCTCTTTACTTGCGTTGGATAGCTATGCTCAGAATTTCATCTGTCCAGATCCTGATAACAGTTCATTGAAGTGGGGTGTTATCCCAAAGCCCTGGATTGAAAATCCCTATTCATCTAACCACGTGCAAGGCGAATCAGGAACTCGATTTTCTCGGGCAAATATCATGGTTGCCGGATTGGGGCGCGGAGTAGTTTGTACGTATAAGAATTCCGTAGGGCTTTATTCAATTTGGTGGCCAGTGCGAGTGAAGATTCCAGCCCGTGTTGATTATAATTGGATTGAAACATTAGGTGGTTTTGTATGTACTCAATCATTAACTGATTGCATCTTTAGTGTAGCAATAGAGGAAAGATAG